One window of Ananas comosus cultivar F153 unplaced genomic scaffold, ASM154086v1, whole genome shotgun sequence genomic DNA carries:
- the LOC109706134 gene encoding aspartic proteinase CDR1-like — translation MGKVIHSYVIFLLLMSILLFSFETIVALKRILSFELIYHHSPRSPVYNPNLTDSQRFEESLRLSENRFLKLNNVEPTPVGHEITTIRPPIIYYQALYMVFVTIGTGNGSIGYHLDLDTGSYLTWTQCKPCINCYVQNEPYFDPRQSPSFVDVSCSDQNPCPQRYYHCINNRCHYQISYIGGSRTIGTLSKDTFGFHSSHGGHLEFVEGLAFGCSHDTHLTSDHHGYPSGVMALGLSEESFTRQLINHGSQGRFSYCLPPVGSNSISFLRFGSNIVQRGPVQTTPIIPIQGVCFYYITLNDISVGNKRLGFEPGMFARKPNGSGGFYVDSGSFITYLITPAFERVRKELRDYFRHKKLVEVDPQRYKTNLKLCWLFQPSYESLMPSITLHLQGAQMHIMWRELFLIAWTKGIFCFAMLPQDNSSILGAYQQANTRFTFDVLQSQLAFNPENCEHDSQP, via the coding sequence ATGGGCAAAGTTATCCATTCATATGttatctttcttcttttaatgtccatccttctcttttcctttgaaACTATTGTAGCACTTAAAAGAATCTTAAGCTTTGAGCTCATATATCATCACTCTCCTCGGTCCCCAGTTTACAACCCTAACCTCACCGATTCACAACGCTTTGAAGAGTCCCTCCGCCTTTCTGAAAATCGATTCCTCAAACTGAACAATGTTGAACCAACGCCTGTTGGCCATGAAATAACCACTATTCGCCCCCCTATCATTTACTATCAAGCATTGTACATGGTTTTTGTGACAATTGGCACTGGAAATGGTAGCATTGGCTACCATTTAGACCTAGATACAGGCAGTTATCTTACTTGGACCCAATGCAAGCCATGCATCAATTGCTACGTGCAAAATGAACCTTACTTCGACCCTCGCCAATCCCCTTCCTTTGTTGATGTATCCTGCTCCGACCAGAACCCTTGCCCACAAAGATATTACCATTGCATCAACAACCGTTGCCACTACCAGATCAGCTATATTGGTGGGTCCCGGACAATTGGCACGCTCTCAAAAGACACCTTTGGCTTCCACTCGAGCCATGGTGGCCACCTCGAGTTTGTTGAAGGGCTTGCCTTTGGCTGCTCACATGATACACATTTAACTAGCGACCACCATGGTTATCCATCAGGAGTAATGGCATTAGGTTTGTCCGAGGAATCATTTACAAGACAACTTATCAATCATGGCAGCCAGGGGCGCTTTTCATATTGTCTTCCCCCGGTAGGTTCAAACAGTATAAGCTTTTTACGATTCGGAAGCAACATTGTGCAAAGAGGGCCAGTCCAAACCACACCGATAATACCCATACAAGGTGTGTGCTTCTATTACATTACTTTAAATGACATTAGTGTTGGTAACAAACGACTTGGGTTTGAGCCAGGAATGTTCGCACGAAAGCCGAATGGGTCGGGCGGGTTCTATGTGGACTCCGGCTCATTCATCACTTACCTAATAACTCCAGCTTTTGAACGAGTGAGGAAAGAGCTTAGAGATTATTTCCGCCATAAGAAATTGGTTGAAGTGGACCCACAGAGGTACAAGACAAATCTTAAACTTTGTTGGCTTTTCCAACCAAGTTATGAGAGCTTAATGCCGAGCATAACATTACATTTACAAGGGGCCCAAATGCATATCATGTGGCGAGAGTTGTTCCTCATTGCATGGACGAAGGGAATATTTTGCTTTGCAATGTTGCCACAGGACAATTCAAGTATTCTCGGGGCATACCAACAAGCAAATACTCGATTTACTTTTGATGTGCTGCAATCACAACTAGCCTTCAATCCAGAGAATTGTGAACATGACTCCCAACCATGA
- the LOC109706135 gene encoding aspartic proteinase CDR1-like → MAGFIYSHVTFLPLISILLLSSEAVEALKRILSFELIYRHSPRSPVYNPNLTDSQRFEESLRLSENRFLQLNNVESKLVGHETTTIRSHVIIYEALYMVFVTIGTGNGSIGYHLDLDTGSYLTWTQCKPCINCYVQNEPYFDPLQSPSFVDVSCSDQNPCPQRYYHCINNRCHYQISYIDGSHTIGTLSKDTFGFHSNHGDHLEFVEGLVFGCSHDTHFGNYDGYPSGLMALGLSEESFARQLINHGSQGRFSYCLPPIGSKSISFLRFGSNIVQRGPVQTTPIVPIQGVCFYYITLNDISVGNKRLGFEPGMFARKPNRSGGFFVDSGTFVTHLITPAFEQVKKVLRGYFRHKKLVEVDPQRYETNLKLCWLFQPSYESLMPSMTLHLQGAQMHIMWRELFLITWEKGVFCFAMLPRDNSSILGAYQQANTRFTFDVVQSQLAFNPENCEHDSQP, encoded by the coding sequence ATGGCCGGATTCATCTATTCACATGTTACCTTTCTTCCTTTAATATCCATTCTACTCCTTTCCTCTGAAGCTGTTGAAGCACTCAAAAGAATCTTAAGCTTCGAGCTAATATATCGTCACTCTCCTCGGTCCCCAGTTTACAATCCTAACCTCACTGATTCACAACGCTTTGAAGAGTCCCTCCGCCTTTCCGAGAACCGATTCCTCCAACTGAACAACGTCGAATCAAAGCTAGTTGGCCATGAAACAACCACTATTCGCTCCCATGTCATCATCTATGAAGCATTATACATGGTTTTTGTGACGATTGGCACTGGAAATGGTAGCATTGGCTACCATTTAGACCTAGATACAGGCAGTTATCTTACTTGGACCCAATGCAAGCCATGCATCAATTGCTATGTGCAAAATGAACCTTACTTCGACCCTCTCCAATCCCCTTCCTTCGTCGACGTCTCCTGTTCTGACCAGAACCCTTGCCCGCAAAGATATTACCATTGCATCAACAACCGTTGCCACTACCAGATCAGCTATATTGATGGGTCCCACACAATTGGCACGCTCTCAAAAGACACCTTTGGCTTCCATTCAAACCATGGTGACCATCTTGAGTTTGTTGAGGGGCTTGTCTTTGGTTGCTCACATGATACACATTTTGGCAACTACGATGGTTATCCATCAGGATTAATGGCATTAGGTTTGTCTGAGGAATCATTTGCGAGGCAACTTATCAATCATGGTAGCCAGGGTCGCTTTTCATACTGTCTTCCCCCGATAGGTTCAAAGAGTATAAGCTTTTTACGATTCGGAAGCAACATTGTGCAAAGAGGGCCAGTCCAAACCACACCGATAGTACCTATACAAGGTGTGTGCTTCTATTACATCACCTTAAATGACATTAGTGTTGGCAACAAACGACTTGGGTTTGAGCCAGGAATGTTTGCGCGAAAGCCGAATAGGTCGGGCGGGTTCTTTGTGGACTCCGGCACGTTCGTCACTCACTTGATAACCCCAGCTTTTGAACAAGTGAAGAAAGTGCTTAGAGGTTATTTCCGCCATAAGAAATTGGTTGAAGTGGACCCACAAAGATACGAGACAAATCTTAAACTTTGTTGGCTTTTCCAACCAAGTTATGAGAGCTTAATGCCGAGCATGACATTGCATTTACAAGGGGCCCAGATGCATATCATGTGGCGAGAGTTGTTCCTCATTACATGGGAGAAGGGAGTATTTTGCTTTGCAATGTTGCCACGGGACAATTCAAGTATTCTCGGGGCATACCAACAAGCAAATACTCGATTTACTTTTGATGTGGTACAATCACAGCTAGCCTTCAATCCAGAGAATTGTGAACATGACTCCCAACCATGA
- the LOC109706136 gene encoding uncharacterized protein LOC109706136 produces IRDFETKILNPRSRFLEQVPASTFRILARSLRRSVGIQRNLGHWIRDFETKLQNPCLLNLDKQENRGPRRTSEGSIWIRATFFAARSCLRGPSVSAAAPSEADRGKGVAS; encoded by the exons ATTCGCGACTTCGAGACGAAGATTCTGAACCCAAGATCGCGATTTTTGGAGCAG gttccagcgtcgacgtttcgtattctggcccgttctctgcgtaggagcgtcggaattCAGCGAAACCTGGGCCATTGGATTCGTGACTTCGAGACGAAGCTTCAGAACCCTTGTTTGCTGAATTTGgataag caggAGAACCGGGGACCTCGACGGACCAGCGAGGGATCAATTTGGATCCGGGCCACTTTCTTCGCTGCCAGGAGTTGCTTGAGAG GGCCTTCTGTTTCGGCGGCTGCTCCTTCTGAGGCGGACCGCGGGAAAGGCGTGGCGAGTTAG